A single genomic interval of Brassica napus cultivar Da-Ae unplaced genomic scaffold, Da-Ae ScsIHWf_1110;HRSCAF=1577, whole genome shotgun sequence harbors:
- the LOC111199759 gene encoding LOW QUALITY PROTEIN: glutamate receptor 2.8 (The sequence of the model RefSeq protein was modified relative to this genomic sequence to represent the inferred CDS: inserted 1 base in 1 codon), translating to MMKTTKKTRNTFLSHFVLFLSCFVLMEVGLGQSPTSEIKVGVVLDLKTTFSKICLTSINMSLSDFYGDHPNYRTRLALHARDSMEDVVQASAAALDLIKNEQVSAIIGPRSSMQAEFMIRMANKSQVPIITFSATSPLLTSIKSPYFYRATLDDSCQVEAIAAVVNSFGWRSVVAIYVDNELGKGIMHSLSDALQDVEVHRSVISTEASDDQILKELYKLKTRQTRVFVIHMASRLGFRVLQKARKIGMLEKEYVWLLSNGMTNMMTHDGRSLETMQGVLGVRNHVRKSKELEDFXLRWKRKYQKDNPSTRDDVELNVFALWAYDSITALATAVEKTNTNNMRYDNFSALSNNTTDLGTLGVSLYGPSLLEALSRVEFKGLAGEFSLVNRQLVASTFDIINVVGNEERIIGTWTPRDGLMNTNSKKTTLFSNERLGPVVWPGSSYGVPKGWEVPTDGKKIKVGVPVKQGFFNFVEVTTNPITNVTTAKGYAIDIFEAALKKLPYSVIPRYYRIESPEDNYNYLVHQVYDGTLDAVVGDITITANRSMYVDFTLPYTESGVSMLVPLRDNENKNTWVFLKPWSLDLWITTGCFFVLIGFIVWLFEHRVNSDFRGPPHHQIGTSFWFSFSTMVFAHREKVVSNLARFVVIVWCFVVLVLTQSYTANLTSFLTVQRLEPRATSVEDLIRNGESVGFQHGAFVKDTLKGLGFKESQLKSFGSAEKCDELLSNGTSKGGIAAAFDEVAYLKAILSKYCSKYAIVEPSFKTAGFGFAFPKNSPMTGDVSRAILNLTQGEEMAGIENKWFNRLSLASECPDPKTALSSNRLSLSSFWGLFLIAGIASFLAFLIFVGHFLYEHRHTLCDNTEGSLWRKLTSLLRTFDAKDTKSHTFKNSAVHNVSSPVTQCTPSPSTLQMRPWPRSMSLNREFELRRASFFMSEERLTTQAEHNKHGESDIESGSER from the exons ATGATGAAGACTACTAAAAAAACTCGTAACACCTTTTTGAGTCACTTTGTCTTGTTCCTTTCGTGTTTTGTGTTGATGGAAGTTGGTTTAGGACAAAGCCCGACAAGTGAAATTAAAGTAGGAGTAGTTCTTGATCTCAAAACAACATTTTCCAAGATCTGTCTCACTTCTATTAATATGTCGTTGTCCGATTTCTATGGAGATCATCCTAATTACCGTACAAGACTTGCGCTTCATGCCAGAGATTCCATGGAAGATGTTGTCCAGGCTTCAGCTGCAG CCTTGGACCTGATCAAGAATGAGCAAGTGAGCGCCATCATAGGACCAAGAAGCTCTATGCAAGCTGAATTTATGATAAGAATGGCCAACAAATCTCAAGTACCGATCATCACATTCTCAGCAACAAGCCCTCTTTTAACGTCCATCAAGAGCCCTTACTTTTACCGTGCCACTCTCGACGACTCGTGCCAGGTGGAAGCCATTGCGGCCGTTGTTAACTCCTTTGGGTGGAGAAGCGTCGTGGCCATTTATGTGGACAACGAGTTAGGTAAAGGAATTATGCATTCATTGTCAGATGCTTTGCAAGACGTGGAAGTCCACAGAAGTGTGATCTCTACGGAGGCTAGCGATGATCAGATTCTAAAGGAGCTTTATAAGCTTAAGACAAGACAGACAAGGGTATTCGTTATCCACATGGCCTCAAGACTCGGGTTCCGGGTTTTGCAGAAAGCTAGGAAGATCGGGATGTTGGAGAAAGAGTATGTCTGGTTACTATCAAATGGAATGACGAATATGATGACACATGATGGTCGTAGCTTAGAGACTATGCAAGGCGTGCTAGGTGTGAGGAATCATGTCCGTAAATCAAAAGAGCTTGAAGATT GTTTGAGATGGAAAAGAAAGTACCAGAAGGACAACCCATCGACGAGGGATGATGTAGAGCTGAATGTTTTCGCATTATGGGCGTATGATTCGATCACTGCATTGGCCACAGCCGTGGAGAAAACCAACACAAATAACATGAGGTATGATAACTTTAGCGCTTTGTCAAATAACACGACAGATCTTGGGACCTTAGGGGTCTCTCTCTACGGTCCAAGTCTTCTGGAGGCTCTCTCCCGTGTAGAATTCAAGGGTCTAGCAGGAGAGTTTAGTCTCGTTAACAGGCAGCTCGTGGCATCAActtttgatatcatcaatgttGTTGGAAACGAAGAGAGGATAATCGGAACATGGACACCAAGAGATGGACTTATGAATACAAATTCAAAGAAAACTACGTTGTTTTCAAACGAAAGGTTGGGGCCGGTGGTATGGCCCGGGAGTTCGTATGGTGTTCCAAAAGGTTGGGAGGTTCCAACGGACGGTAAGAAAATTAAAGTAGGCGTTCCCGTAAAGCAAGGCTTCTTCAATTTTGTGGAGGTCACGACAAATCCGATCACTAACGTAACAACCGCAAAGGGTTACGCCATAGACATCTTTGAAGCTGCTCTTAAGAAGTTGCCATATTCAGTCATTCCTCGTTACTACCGTATCGAGTCTCCAGAAGATAACTACAATTATTTGGTCCACCAAGTCTATGACGGG ACGTTGGATGCAGTTGTTGGAGATATAACCATAACAGCAAATAGGTCAATGTATGTTGATTTCACCTTACCTTACACAGAGTCTGGAGTATCTATGTTGGTGCCGCTCAGGGACAACGAAAACAAGAACACATGGGTTTTCCTGAAACCATGGAGCTTAGACCTATGGATCACCACCGGTTGCTTTTTCGTCCTCATCGGTTTTATTGTGTGGCTGTTCGAACATAGAGTCAACTCCGACTTTCGTGGACCGCCTCACCACCAGATTGGCACCAGTTTCTGGTTCTCTTTCTCCACTATGGTCTTTGCTCACC GCGAGAAGGTGGTGAGCAATTTAGCAAGGTTTGTGGTGATCGTCTGGTGTTTTGTGGTGCTTGTGCTCACTCAGAGCTACACAGCGAATCTCACCTCTTTCCTAACGGTACAACGTTTAGAACCAAGAGCGACAAGTGTGGAAGATCTAATCAGAAATGGGGAGTCTGTAGGTTTCCAACATGGGGCTTTTGTTAAAGATACTCTAAAAGGTCTAGGATTCAAGGAATCACAGCTCAAGTCTTTTGGTTCTGCTGAAAAATGCGACGAGCTTTTGTCCAATGGGACATCGAAAGGTGGTATAGCAGCAGCTTTCGACGAAGTGGCCTACCTTAAGGCTATCCTTTCTAAGTACTGCTCCAAATATGCAATAGTTGAACCGTCCTTTAAGACTGCTGGTTTTGGGTTT GCATTCCCAAAGAACTCGCCTATGACAGGAGATGTATCAAGGGCTATTTTGAATTTGACACAAGGTGAAGAAATGGCAGGCATCGAGAACAAATGGTTCAACCGTCTCAGCCTCGCTAGTGAATGTCCTGATCCAAAGACTGCTCTTTCATCTAACCGTCTCAGCCTCAGTAGCTTCTGGGGTCTATTTCTAATAGCAGGCATTGCTTCATTCCTGGCATTTCTCATCTTTGTAGGCCACTTCTTGTACGAACATAGGCACACGCTCTGCGATAATACCGAAGGTTCCTTGTGGAGAAAGCTAACGTCTTTGCTCAGAACCTTTGATGCGAAAGACACAAAGTCTCATACTTTCAAGAACAGTGCCGTTCATAATGTGAGTTCACCTGTTACTCAGTGTACTCCGAGCCCTTCAACTTTGCAGATGAGACCATGGCCACGAAGTATGTCATTAAACAGGGAGTTTGAGCTAAGACGAGCCTCTTTTTTCATGAGTGAAGAACGTCTCACCACGCAAGCGGAACATAATAAACATGGAGAATCTGATATTGAATCTGGATCTGAACGATAG